From a single Halovulum dunhuangense genomic region:
- a CDS encoding CTP synthase — MARFIFITGGVVSSLGKGLASAALGALLQARGYSVRLRKLDPYLNVDPGTMSPFEHGEVFVTDDGAETDLDLGHYERFTGVAARRTDSISAGRIYSNVLEKERRGDYLGKTIQVIPHVTNEIKDFIRIGEDEVDFMLCEIGGTVGDIEGLPFFEAIRQFAQEKPRGQCVFMHLTLLPYIAASGELKTKPTQHSVKELRSIGLAPDVLVCRSEGPIPEKEREKLALFCNVRPDSVIAAQDLKSIYEAPLAYHREGLDQAVLDAFGISPAPKPVLDKWEDVVDRVHNPEGEVRVAIVGKYTQLEDAYKSIAEALTHGGMANRAKVRAEWIDAEIFEREEDVAPLLEGYNAILVPGGFGERGTEGKIRAAKFARERQIPYLGICLGMQMAVIEAARDLLGLSNAGSEEFDHEAGVRRFEPVVYHLKEWVEGNRTIQRTTQDDKGGTMRLGAYDAVLKEGSKVAHIYGTTAISERHRHRYEVDIKYREKLEAEGLTFSGMSPDGRLPEIVELREHPWYIGVQFHPELKSKPFAPHPLFRDFVRAALEQSRLV, encoded by the coding sequence ATGGCGCGGTTCATCTTCATCACCGGCGGTGTCGTATCCAGCCTGGGCAAGGGCCTTGCTTCGGCCGCGCTGGGCGCGCTTCTTCAGGCGCGCGGCTACTCGGTGCGGCTGCGAAAGCTCGACCCCTACCTGAACGTGGATCCGGGCACGATGAGCCCCTTCGAGCATGGCGAGGTCTTCGTCACCGATGACGGGGCGGAGACCGATCTCGATCTTGGACATTACGAACGCTTCACCGGGGTCGCCGCGCGGCGCACCGACTCGATCAGCGCCGGGCGCATCTATTCCAACGTGCTGGAAAAGGAGCGTCGCGGAGACTACCTGGGCAAGACGATCCAGGTCATTCCCCACGTCACCAACGAGATCAAGGACTTCATCCGCATCGGCGAGGACGAGGTCGATTTCATGCTCTGCGAGATCGGCGGCACGGTAGGCGACATCGAGGGCCTGCCCTTCTTCGAGGCGATCCGCCAGTTCGCGCAGGAAAAGCCGCGCGGGCAATGCGTGTTCATGCACCTGACGCTCTTGCCCTACATCGCCGCCTCCGGCGAGCTCAAGACCAAGCCGACCCAGCATTCGGTCAAGGAACTCCGCTCGATCGGGCTCGCGCCCGACGTGCTGGTCTGCCGGTCCGAAGGCCCGATCCCCGAGAAGGAGCGCGAGAAGCTGGCGCTGTTCTGCAACGTGCGCCCCGACAGCGTGATCGCGGCGCAGGATCTGAAGTCGATCTACGAGGCCCCGCTCGCCTATCACCGCGAGGGGCTGGACCAGGCGGTGCTGGATGCCTTCGGCATCTCGCCCGCGCCCAAGCCCGTGCTCGACAAGTGGGAAGACGTGGTCGACCGCGTCCACAACCCCGAGGGCGAGGTGCGCGTGGCCATCGTCGGCAAGTACACCCAGCTGGAAGATGCCTACAAGTCCATCGCCGAGGCGCTGACCCATGGCGGCATGGCGAACCGCGCCAAGGTGCGCGCCGAATGGATCGACGCCGAGATCTTCGAGCGCGAGGAGGACGTGGCCCCCCTGCTCGAGGGCTACAACGCCATCCTCGTGCCGGGCGGCTTCGGAGAGCGCGGGACCGAAGGCAAGATCCGCGCCGCCAAGTTCGCCCGCGAACGCCAGATCCCCTACCTCGGCATCTGCCTCGGCATGCAGATGGCGGTGATCGAGGCGGCGCGCGACCTGCTGGGCCTGTCGAACGCCGGCTCCGAGGAATTCGACCACGAGGCGGGCGTGCGCCGCTTCGAGCCGGTGGTCTATCACCTGAAGGAATGGGTAGAGGGCAACCGCACCATCCAGCGCACCACCCAGGACGACAAGGGCGGCACCATGCGCCTTGGCGCCTATGACGCGGTGCTGAAAGAGGGCAGCAAGGTCGCCCATATCTACGGCACCACCGCGATTTCGGAACGCCACCGCCACCGCTACGAGGTGGACATCAAGTACCGCGAGAAACTGGAGGCGGAGGGCCTGACCTTTTCGGGCATGTCGCCCGACGGCCGCCTGCCCGAAATCGTCGAGCTGCGCGAGCATCCCTGGTATATCGGCGTGCAGTTCCACCCCGAGCTGAAATCAAAGCCCTTCGCACCGCACCCGCTGTTCCGCGACTTCGTGCGCGCGGCCCTCGAACAGTCGCGGCTTGTGTAG
- a CDS encoding TerB family tellurite resistance protein, which produces MIADLFKRLMGEAPQADPEGDYRLSLAALLVRCARADEDYAAHEQAVIDAILMRRYGLDGTAAAALRARGEALEAEAGDTVHLTKAIKTGVPYEERGAIVESLWSVALADDDRDHMENAFLRLVVKLLGVNDVDSGLARQRAEAARQG; this is translated from the coding sequence ATGATCGCAGACCTGTTCAAACGCCTGATGGGCGAGGCGCCGCAGGCCGACCCCGAAGGGGATTACCGCCTGTCGCTGGCGGCGCTGCTGGTGCGCTGCGCCAGGGCCGACGAGGATTACGCCGCGCACGAGCAGGCGGTGATCGACGCCATCCTGATGCGCCGCTACGGGCTGGACGGAACCGCCGCCGCCGCCCTGCGCGCCCGAGGCGAGGCGCTGGAGGCAGAGGCCGGCGACACCGTGCACCTGACCAAGGCGATCAAGACCGGCGTTCCCTACGAGGAACGCGGCGCCATCGTCGAGTCGCTCTGGTCCGTGGCACTGGCCGATGACGACCGCGACCACATGGAAAACGCCTTCCTGCGGCTGGTGGTGAAGCTGCTGGGCGTGAACGACGTGGACAGCGGCCTCGCCCGCCAGCGCGCCGAGGCGGCCCGCCAGGGCTGA
- a CDS encoding NAD(P)-dependent oxidoreductase, translating to MPDVVITEFMDEDAVAALSARFDCLYDPALVDRPEDLAALLGDARALIVRNRTQVREAVLGAAPKLSCVGRLGVGLDNIDVAACKARGVAVYPATGANDDAVAEYVVTAALVLLRGAWHATDRVAAGEWPRQALMGREVGGKTLGLIGFGSIARQTARRAAALGMRIAAHDPFLPEGDPAWKDAERMDLERLAAEADVLSLHVPLTDGTRHMVNADLLSRMKPDAILVNAARGGVVDEAALAAALRAGRLGGAALDVFEEEPLTAAGGAKYDGLNVILTPHVAGVTQEANVRVSSMIADRVAAHLDAL from the coding sequence ATGCCTGATGTCGTCATCACCGAATTCATGGACGAGGACGCCGTCGCCGCGCTGAGCGCGCGGTTCGACTGCCTTTACGACCCCGCGCTGGTGGACCGGCCCGAGGATCTGGCGGCGCTTCTGGGCGATGCCCGCGCGCTGATCGTGCGCAACCGCACCCAGGTGCGCGAGGCGGTGCTGGGGGCCGCGCCGAAGCTGTCCTGCGTGGGCCGGCTGGGCGTGGGCCTGGACAATATCGACGTGGCGGCCTGCAAGGCGCGCGGCGTGGCGGTCTATCCCGCCACCGGCGCCAATGACGACGCGGTGGCGGAATATGTCGTGACCGCCGCGCTGGTCCTGCTCAGGGGCGCGTGGCACGCGACCGACCGGGTCGCGGCCGGGGAATGGCCGCGCCAGGCGCTGATGGGCCGCGAGGTGGGCGGCAAGACGCTGGGGCTGATTGGCTTTGGCTCGATCGCGCGCCAGACCGCGCGGCGGGCGGCGGCGCTGGGCATGCGGATCGCGGCCCATGACCCCTTCCTGCCCGAGGGCGATCCGGCCTGGAAGGACGCCGAGCGGATGGACCTGGAGCGGCTGGCGGCAGAGGCGGATGTGCTCAGCCTGCATGTGCCGCTGACCGACGGCACGCGCCACATGGTGAACGCCGATCTTCTGTCACGGATGAAGCCCGACGCGATCCTGGTGAACGCGGCGCGCGGCGGCGTGGTGGACGAGGCGGCGCTGGCGGCCGCGCTGCGCGCCGGGCGCCTGGGGGGCGCCGCCCTTGACGTGTTCGAGGAGGAACCGCTGACGGCGGCCGGCGGGGCGAAGTATGACGGGCTGAACGTGATCCTGACGCCGCATGTCGCGGGCGTCACGCAAGAGGCGAATGTGCGGGTCAGCTCGATGATCGCCGATCGGGTGGCGGCGCATCTGGACGCGCTTTGA
- a CDS encoding Gfo/Idh/MocA family protein encodes MTIRYGIIGSGMMGQEHIRNINLLGDARVVAVSDPDAAMRGAAQATAGPGCAAHAHHRDLLAAGGLDALVIGAPNHLHLPILRDAMASGLPILCEKPLGLTDAECAEIEALQAGRRAPLWVAMEYRYMPAITRLIAEVEAGTAGRVHMLSIREHRFPFLSKVGNWNRFADQTGGTLVEKCCHFFDLMRLILKSEPVRVYASGAMDVNFLHEEYGGRKPDIIDNAFVIVDFANRTRAMLDLCMFAEGSWWQEVVSATGDIARVDARIPGPARFNPDGQDRHSQLVVSPRLKQGYRQEDIANDPALARAGDHHGSTFYQHQRFIQMIRTGGAPEVSVRDGRIAVAVGAAAEESIRTGLPVHLPEFAGVPEYA; translated from the coding sequence ATGACGATCAGATACGGGATCATCGGTTCGGGCATGATGGGGCAGGAGCATATCCGCAACATCAACCTGCTTGGCGATGCGCGCGTGGTGGCGGTGTCCGACCCCGATGCCGCGATGCGCGGGGCGGCGCAGGCCACCGCGGGCCCGGGCTGCGCCGCCCATGCCCATCACCGCGACCTGCTGGCCGCGGGCGGGCTGGACGCGCTGGTGATCGGCGCGCCGAACCACCTGCACCTGCCCATCCTGCGCGACGCGATGGCAAGCGGCCTGCCCATCCTGTGCGAGAAGCCGCTGGGCCTGACCGATGCCGAATGCGCCGAGATCGAGGCGTTGCAGGCGGGCAGGCGCGCGCCGCTGTGGGTGGCGATGGAATACCGCTACATGCCCGCCATCACCCGGCTGATCGCCGAGGTGGAGGCCGGGACCGCAGGGCGGGTGCACATGCTCTCGATCCGCGAGCACCGCTTTCCCTTTCTTTCGAAGGTGGGCAACTGGAACCGTTTCGCCGATCAGACCGGCGGCACCCTGGTCGAGAAATGCTGCCATTTCTTCGACCTGATGCGGCTGATCCTGAAATCCGAGCCGGTGCGCGTCTATGCCTCGGGCGCGATGGACGTGAACTTCCTTCACGAGGAGTATGGCGGCCGCAAGCCCGACATCATCGACAATGCCTTCGTGATCGTCGATTTCGCCAACCGCACGCGCGCCATGCTGGACCTGTGCATGTTCGCCGAAGGGTCCTGGTGGCAGGAGGTGGTGTCGGCCACGGGCGACATCGCGCGGGTGGATGCGCGCATCCCCGGGCCCGCGCGCTTCAACCCCGACGGGCAGGACCGGCACAGCCAGCTTGTCGTCTCGCCCCGGCTGAAGCAGGGCTACCGGCAGGAGGATATCGCCAACGACCCGGCGCTGGCGCGGGCGGGCGATCACCACGGGTCCACCTTCTACCAGCACCAGCGCTTCATCCAGATGATCCGCACGGGTGGCGCGCCCGAGGTTTCCGTGCGAGACGGACGCATTGCCGTCGCCGTGGGGGCGGCGGCCGAGGAAAGCATCCGCACCGGGCTGCCGGTGCATCTGCCCGAATTTGCCGGAGTGCCCGAATATGCCTGA
- a CDS encoding L-fucose/L-arabinose isomerase family protein translates to MARIGILPLGRPTFDVDFAGEKLAAMLARLDASGHQIAGPRGLLFDAAATRAGLAELREASIDHLLILQVTFTDASMTVEAANAFPGVPLSIWAVPEPRLGGRLRLNAFCGLNLASHALGLAGRDFGWLYTDAGDADLDGLLAGRHQAGRLAPVAGAGDAGRGRKVADALAGRRIARIGAHPDGFDTCAYDADRLMALAGVAVDALELDTLFDTARAADADAAASLRARTAEALPDLDAVDQDQLDRSLRLRLALDAIRAKGSYDAFAIRCWPETFTEYGGAVCGPVAQLGEARVPCACEADVYGALTQLLLQEVAQAPVFLADLVDMDAADDTGVVWHCGQAPLSMAAESVAPHATIHTNRKMPLLYEFPLKPGRVTLARVSQAHGSPRMVIAGGEMLDRPMAFTGTSGVLRFDRTADETLQRVMASGLEHHMGLVYGDHRAALADVAAAMGLPVLEL, encoded by the coding sequence ATGGCACGCATCGGCATCCTGCCGCTGGGGCGCCCCACCTTCGACGTGGACTTCGCGGGCGAGAAGCTGGCCGCGATGCTGGCGCGGCTCGACGCATCCGGGCACCAGATCGCGGGGCCGCGCGGGCTGCTGTTCGACGCGGCCGCGACCCGCGCCGGGCTGGCGGAGTTGCGGGAGGCGTCCATCGACCACCTGCTGATCCTGCAGGTGACATTCACCGACGCGTCCATGACGGTGGAGGCGGCCAACGCCTTCCCCGGCGTGCCGCTCTCGATCTGGGCGGTGCCCGAACCGCGCCTTGGCGGGCGGCTGCGGCTGAACGCCTTCTGCGGGCTGAACCTTGCCTCGCATGCGCTGGGGCTGGCGGGGCGGGATTTCGGCTGGCTCTACACGGATGCCGGGGACGCCGACCTGGACGGGCTGCTGGCCGGGCGGCACCAGGCCGGGCGGCTGGCGCCGGTGGCGGGGGCGGGCGATGCGGGGCGGGGCCGCAAGGTGGCCGACGCGCTTGCGGGCCGGCGCATCGCGCGGATCGGCGCGCATCCCGACGGGTTCGACACCTGCGCCTATGACGCGGACCGGCTGATGGCGCTGGCCGGGGTCGCGGTGGACGCGCTGGAACTGGACACGCTGTTCGACACCGCCCGCGCGGCCGACGCGGACGCCGCCGCCAGCTTGCGCGCGCGCACGGCAGAGGCGCTGCCGGATCTGGACGCGGTGGACCAGGACCAGCTGGACCGCTCGCTGCGGCTGCGGCTGGCGCTTGACGCGATCCGGGCGAAGGGCAGCTACGACGCCTTTGCCATCCGCTGCTGGCCCGAGACATTCACCGAATATGGCGGCGCGGTCTGCGGGCCGGTGGCGCAGCTGGGCGAGGCCCGGGTGCCCTGCGCCTGCGAGGCCGATGTCTATGGCGCGCTGACCCAGCTTCTGTTGCAGGAAGTGGCGCAGGCCCCGGTTTTCCTGGCGGACCTGGTGGACATGGATGCGGCCGACGATACCGGCGTCGTGTGGCATTGCGGGCAGGCGCCCCTGTCGATGGCGGCGGAAAGCGTCGCGCCGCACGCGACGATCCACACCAACCGCAAGATGCCGCTGCTTTACGAATTCCCGCTGAAGCCGGGCCGGGTGACGCTTGCGCGCGTCAGCCAGGCGCATGGCAGCCCGCGCATGGTGATCGCGGGCGGCGAGATGCTGGACCGGCCGATGGCCTTTACCGGGACCTCGGGCGTGCTGCGCTTCGACCGTACGGCCGATGAGACGCTGCAAAGGGTGATGGCCAGCGGGCTCGAACATCACATGGGGCTGGTCTATGGCGACCACCGCGCGGCGCTGGCCGACGTGGCGGCGGCCATGGGCCTGCCCGTACTGGAGCTTTGA
- a CDS encoding tagatose 1,6-diphosphate aldolase, translating to MELTAGKLWGLRRMADAAGRFKMTAVDQRPPIKGPIAKYHDLPEAPWEEVARFKTLLIETLQDASTAMLLDPHYAIPMGLDRLSPAKGLIVTLEDSIFEDAPGGRLSSEIDDWSVNKIKRMGGDAVKVLAWYRPDAAPEVCRAQQDFTKRIGEACARYDIPFLFELLVYPLKGDADQTKDYVEMAGKRSDHVLGSVEEFARSDYGIDVFKLESPVAAKDADGSAAVQAVFDEMGRLAGRPWVMLSAGAGKAEFKAVMEHAYKAGASGYLAGRAIWLDAFGAYPDWAAIEAGLRGEGCAYMAELNALTDAAALPWFDHPCFGGRTGVQPADASFRHVYGAM from the coding sequence ATGGAACTGACAGCCGGAAAGCTCTGGGGGCTGCGCCGCATGGCCGACGCCGCGGGGCGCTTCAAGATGACCGCCGTGGACCAGCGCCCGCCCATCAAGGGGCCGATCGCGAAGTACCACGACCTGCCCGAGGCCCCCTGGGAAGAGGTGGCGCGCTTCAAGACGCTTCTGATCGAGACGTTGCAGGACGCATCCACCGCGATGCTTCTGGACCCGCATTACGCGATCCCGATGGGGCTGGACCGGCTTTCGCCCGCCAAGGGCCTGATCGTCACGCTGGAGGACAGCATCTTCGAGGATGCGCCCGGCGGGCGGCTTTCATCCGAGATCGACGACTGGTCGGTGAACAAGATCAAGCGCATGGGCGGCGACGCGGTCAAGGTGCTGGCCTGGTATCGCCCCGATGCCGCGCCGGAGGTCTGCCGCGCCCAGCAGGATTTCACCAAACGCATCGGCGAGGCCTGCGCGCGCTACGACATCCCCTTCCTGTTCGAGTTGCTGGTCTATCCGCTGAAGGGCGATGCGGACCAGACCAAGGACTATGTGGAAATGGCCGGCAAGCGCAGCGATCACGTCCTGGGCTCGGTCGAGGAATTCGCCAGGTCAGACTACGGCATTGACGTGTTCAAGCTGGAAAGCCCCGTGGCGGCGAAGGACGCCGACGGCTCGGCCGCCGTTCAGGCCGTCTTCGACGAGATGGGCCGGCTTGCCGGGCGGCCCTGGGTGATGCTGTCGGCGGGCGCGGGCAAGGCCGAGTTCAAGGCGGTGATGGAACATGCCTACAAGGCGGGCGCGTCGGGCTATCTTGCGGGCCGGGCGATCTGGCTTGACGCTTTCGGGGCCTACCCCGACTGGGCCGCGATCGAGGCGGGGCTGAGGGGCGAGGGCTGCGCCTACATGGCAGAGCTGAACGCGCTGACCGACGCCGCGGCACTTCCCTGGTTTGACCACCCCTGTTTCGGGGGGCGGACCGGCGTGCAGCCGGCGGATGCCAGTTTCCGCCATGTCTACGGGGCGATGTGA
- a CDS encoding PfkB family carbohydrate kinase yields the protein MTEVLVCGSAVIDMIFEVDRFPDRAEKYRARDARILGGGCAANAAVAITRLGGRARIAARCGDDLIGRLMREGLEEEGVDTSLVQVAEGGRSAFSSIQVTPDGERQIMAFRGAGLAVDLPAGGLGRPDAVLADTRWPEAGVAVLDHARALGVPGILDGEAPVAPELLRAASHAAFSAQGLRALTGRDDLAEGLRAAAAMTDAWVCVTDGARGTHYLDDGRIAHVPSPRIVPVDTLGAGDVWHGAFALALGEGMALGAAIAFGNAAASLKCTVPGGRAGAPDRAATEAFMQRNEEWN from the coding sequence ATGACCGAGGTGCTGGTCTGCGGCTCGGCCGTGATCGACATGATCTTCGAGGTGGACCGCTTCCCGGACCGCGCCGAGAAATACCGCGCGCGCGACGCGCGCATCCTGGGGGGCGGCTGCGCCGCGAACGCCGCCGTGGCGATCACGCGCCTGGGCGGCCGGGCCCGGATCGCCGCGCGCTGCGGTGACGACCTGATCGGCCGGCTGATGCGCGAGGGCCTGGAGGAGGAGGGGGTGGACACGTCCCTTGTCCAGGTGGCGGAAGGCGGGCGCTCGGCCTTTTCCTCGATCCAGGTCACCCCCGATGGCGAGCGGCAGATCATGGCCTTTCGCGGCGCGGGGCTGGCGGTGGACCTGCCCGCGGGCGGCTTGGGCCGGCCCGATGCCGTGCTGGCCGACACCCGCTGGCCCGAGGCAGGCGTCGCCGTGCTGGACCATGCCCGCGCGCTGGGCGTGCCGGGCATACTGGACGGCGAGGCGCCGGTCGCGCCGGAGTTGCTGCGCGCCGCAAGCCATGCCGCCTTTTCGGCGCAGGGCCTGCGCGCGCTGACCGGGCGGGACGACCTGGCCGAGGGGCTGCGCGCTGCCGCCGCCATGACGGATGCCTGGGTCTGCGTCACCGATGGCGCGCGGGGCACGCATTATCTCGACGACGGGCGCATCGCGCATGTCCCCTCGCCCCGCATCGTGCCGGTGGACACGCTGGGGGCGGGCGATGTGTGGCACGGCGCCTTTGCGCTGGCGCTGGGCGAGGGCATGGCGCTTGGCGCCGCCATCGCCTTCGGCAATGCCGCCGCCAGCCTGAAATGCACGGTGCCGGGGGGGCGCGCAGGCGCCCCGGACCGCGCCGCAACCGAAGCCTTCATGCAAAGGAACGAGGAATGGAACTGA
- the dctP gene encoding TRAP transporter substrate-binding protein DctP — MQFSTAIKSLAVATLLMGTAASAQDFTIRATANSNMEDEDADGLAVFEQYVEAASNGRIAVESFIGTQLCSTGEECLQGIADGSIDVYISTSGGTAGIFPFVQVLDLPYLMSDDRVAEAVLANGSPFVRRMQEMVMEYSDGTIRLMTIGNTGGWRSFANTERRVQEPGDLAGLKLRTVPADLPQELVRALDASPTPIPWPELFTSLQTGVVEGTANGITDIMNMKFPDAGLQYLTLDGHSYMGALWFMNNEKFMAMPEDLRRVVVDGFYQLQQATFASPKRKSIAAYEAYLAGGGDLYVPSPEEKAAFAEAAAPVYDWFKANVEGGEEVFNVLTEAVAEVEAEINAVYDAELN, encoded by the coding sequence ATGCAATTTTCGACAGCCATCAAGTCGCTCGCCGTGGCGACGCTGCTGATGGGCACCGCGGCCAGCGCGCAGGATTTCACCATCCGCGCGACCGCCAACTCCAACATGGAGGACGAGGACGCCGACGGGCTGGCGGTGTTCGAGCAGTATGTCGAGGCGGCCTCGAACGGGCGCATCGCGGTGGAAAGCTTCATCGGCACCCAGCTCTGTTCCACCGGCGAGGAGTGCCTGCAGGGCATCGCCGACGGGTCGATCGACGTCTACATCTCGACCTCGGGCGGCACGGCGGGGATCTTTCCCTTCGTGCAGGTGCTGGACCTGCCCTACCTGATGAGCGACGACCGGGTGGCCGAGGCGGTGCTGGCCAACGGCTCGCCCTTCGTGCGGCGGATGCAGGAAATGGTGATGGAGTATTCCGACGGCACCATCCGGCTGATGACCATCGGCAACACCGGCGGCTGGCGCAGCTTCGCCAACACCGAGCGGCGGGTGCAGGAGCCGGGCGACCTGGCGGGCCTGAAGCTGCGCACGGTTCCGGCCGACCTGCCGCAGGAACTGGTGCGCGCGCTCGACGCCTCGCCCACGCCGATCCCGTGGCCCGAGCTGTTCACCTCGCTTCAGACCGGGGTGGTCGAGGGCACCGCGAACGGCATCACCGACATCATGAACATGAAGTTCCCCGATGCGGGGCTTCAGTACCTGACGCTGGACGGCCATTCCTACATGGGCGCGCTGTGGTTCATGAACAACGAGAAGTTCATGGCCATGCCCGAGGATCTGCGCCGGGTGGTGGTGGACGGGTTCTACCAGCTTCAGCAGGCGACATTCGCCTCGCCCAAGCGCAAGTCGATCGCGGCCTACGAGGCCTATCTTGCGGGGGGCGGCGATCTTTACGTCCCGAGCCCCGAGGAAAAGGCCGCCTTCGCCGAGGCTGCCGCGCCGGTCTATGACTGGTTCAAGGCCAATGTCGAGGGCGGCGAGGAGGTCTTCAACGTCCTGACCGAGGCGGTGGCCGAGGTCGAGGCAGAGATCAATGCCGTCTACGACGCCGAACTGAACTGA
- a CDS encoding TRAP transporter large permease — MLIWFLPLFLVILMIGMPVFFALLAAPGLLLYLDGQERMLATLYRNVFTGIDSFPLMALPFFMLAGELMNRGGITLRLVEFSQAIMGHLRGGLAHVNILSSILFAGLSGSAVADTSALGSTLIPAMEKNGYTRKFAAAITAASSVIGPIIPPSGIMIIYAYVMGESVAALFLAGIVPGVMVGVGLMLMVRLLADRYDLPKAERIVKKDQTISATENLIARVLARLNMIGVLWGLHVLVASLLGTASLPPLAGLIGFAVVSELIFTAARKRMSEPARIVYKRAVVPLQTPVIILGGILIGVFTPTEASVIAVAYAILISFFILRSMKLADLPAILMRSALGSSTVLLLVGAAVAFKTVVALSHAPEELAEFILSLSENPYMLLFLINILLFIVGMFLDAGPAIIILGPILGPIFVEIGVHPVHFAIIMSVNLTVGLATPPMGLVLFVASSVSGERVETISKAILPFLAVEVVVIFLITYFPAISLTVPRLAGFIQ, encoded by the coding sequence ATGCTGATCTGGTTCCTTCCCCTTTTCCTGGTCATCCTGATGATCGGGATGCCGGTGTTCTTCGCGCTGCTGGCAGCACCCGGCCTGCTGCTCTACCTCGACGGGCAGGAGCGGATGCTGGCCACGCTCTATCGCAACGTGTTCACCGGGATCGACAGTTTCCCGCTGATGGCGCTGCCCTTCTTCATGCTGGCGGGCGAGCTGATGAACCGCGGCGGCATAACGCTGCGCCTGGTGGAGTTCAGCCAGGCCATCATGGGCCACCTGCGCGGCGGGCTTGCGCATGTGAACATCCTGAGCTCGATCCTGTTCGCGGGGCTTTCCGGCTCGGCGGTGGCCGACACCTCGGCGCTGGGTTCCACGCTGATCCCGGCGATGGAGAAGAACGGCTATACCCGCAAGTTCGCCGCCGCGATCACCGCCGCGAGTTCGGTGATCGGGCCGATCATCCCGCCCTCGGGCATCATGATCATCTATGCCTATGTGATGGGCGAGTCGGTGGCGGCGCTGTTCCTGGCCGGCATCGTGCCGGGGGTCATGGTGGGCGTCGGCCTGATGCTGATGGTCCGGCTTCTGGCGGACCGCTACGACCTGCCCAAGGCCGAGCGGATCGTGAAGAAGGACCAGACGATCAGCGCGACCGAGAACCTGATCGCGCGGGTGCTGGCGCGGCTGAACATGATCGGCGTGCTCTGGGGGCTGCATGTGCTGGTGGCAAGCCTGCTGGGCACGGCAAGCCTGCCGCCCCTGGCCGGGCTGATCGGCTTCGCGGTCGTCTCCGAGCTGATCTTCACGGCCGCCCGCAAGCGCATGTCCGAGCCCGCGCGCATCGTCTACAAGCGCGCCGTCGTGCCGCTGCAGACGCCCGTGATCATCCTGGGCGGCATCCTGATCGGCGTGTTCACCCCGACCGAGGCGTCGGTGATCGCGGTGGCCTATGCGATCCTGATCTCGTTCTTCATCCTGCGCTCGATGAAGCTGGCGGACCTGCCGGCGATCCTGATGCGCTCTGCGCTGGGATCGTCCACGGTGCTGTTGCTGGTGGGGGCTGCGGTCGCGTTCAAGACGGTGGTGGCGCTGAGCCACGCGCCCGAGGAACTGGCGGAGTTCATCCTCTCGCTCAGCGAGAACCCCTACATGCTGCTGTTCCTCATCAACATCCTGCTGTTCATCGTGGGGATGTTCCTCGATGCGGGGCCGGCCATCATCATCCTTGGCCCGATCCTTGGCCCCATCTTCGTCGAGATCGGCGTCCACCCGGTGCATTTCGCCATCATCATGTCGGTCAACCTGACCGTGGGGCTGGCGACGCCGCCGATGGGGCTGGTGCTGTTCGTGGCGAGTTCCGTCTCGGGCGAGCGGGTGGAGACGATTTCAAAGGCGATCCTGCCGTTCCTGGCGGTCGAGGTGGTGGTGATCTTCCTGATCACCTACTTCCCGGCGATCTCGCTTACGGTTCCCAGACTTGCGGGGTTCATCCAGTGA
- a CDS encoding TRAP transporter small permease, with translation MLVLHAPLRALIAVNSVHLWIGRHLAWIALALMVCAILAQVIFRYLLGNALAWSEEGARFLMLWMTGLIAPSAYRWGGFVAIDMVPRALPRITGLVLNLSLLFVAAVVLAISIRIGWNDMTGFGGRFASPSLKVPLSLIGGEDIAFRRAWMMGALVVGSVMMFLVNIELILRNLVALLDPEREPPMDRAMISAGAD, from the coding sequence GTGCTAGTCCTGCATGCACCCCTGCGCGCATTGATCGCCGTGAACTCGGTCCACCTGTGGATCGGGCGTCACCTGGCCTGGATCGCGCTTGCCCTGATGGTCTGCGCGATCCTGGCGCAGGTGATCTTTCGCTACCTGCTGGGCAACGCGCTGGCCTGGTCCGAGGAAGGCGCGCGTTTCCTGATGCTGTGGATGACCGGGCTGATCGCGCCCTCGGCCTATCGTTGGGGCGGGTTCGTCGCCATCGACATGGTGCCGCGCGCGCTGCCGCGCATCACCGGCCTGGTCCTGAACCTGTCGCTGCTGTTCGTGGCGGCGGTGGTGCTGGCCATTTCCATCCGCATCGGCTGGAACGACATGACCGGCTTTGGCGGGCGTTTCGCCTCGCCCTCGCTCAAGGTGCCGCTGTCGCTGATCGGCGGCGAGGACATCGCCTTTCGCCGCGCCTGGATGATGGGCGCGCTGGTGGTGGGATCGGTGATGATGTTCCTTGTCAACATCGAGCTGATCCTGCGCAACCTGGTGGCCCTGCTCGATCCCGAGCGCGAGCCGCCGATGGACCGGGCCATGATTTCCGCGGGGGCCGACTGA